One window from the genome of Deinococcus arcticus encodes:
- the ileS gene encoding isoleucine--tRNA ligase — protein MTTFKPVPQNPNFPAMEGDILAFWKEGRIFERSLEQTKGGPVFTFYEGPPTANGQPGVHHVQARSFKDLFPRFRTMQGHHVPRKAGWDTHGLPVELGVEKKLGLNSKREVEAYGIDRFNAECRASVFEYEAEWRRFTERMGYWVDLDDAYLTLHKDYIESVWWSVKGLDEKGLLYKGFRVAPYCPKDGTTLSNAEVSEGYRDIQDPSVYVPFRLKDPARLDLPEGAAFLVWTTTPWTLPYNVGVAIHPDFTYVAAKDKEGAVLILAASLKNEVLGEAAEVVKTFVGRELDRVAYEPLFTEAYEAEGEGKPVWLSGLDTYVSDSDGTGIVHTAPAFGEDDMRLARNYGFPVVVGVDSEGKHRFGPWKGVFFRDANTEIVRDLRARGLMWREKNFLHAYPHCWRCGTPLMYYATESWYLNNTRLKARLIELNQTIDWHPPHIRNGRYGGWLENLIDWNVSRSRYWGTPLPVWEAEDGEYRVVGSYAELSELSGRPEVTGPDFDPHRPFVDDITFEVSGKTFRRVPYVMDVWYDSGAMPFAQHHYPFENREKFEAGGFPADFIAEAIDQTRGWFNSLHQIGTMVFDSVAYKSVICSGHILDEKGAKMSKSKGNIVSPWDVFELYGADAARWYMYVSAPPELSRRFGMNLVGEAFRSYFLTLWNTYSFFVLYANLDRPDLGAAAPVAERPEVDRWLVAKVQALIAAVTERLENYDPTGASRALQDFVVEDLSNWYVRRNRRRFWGEGGQVDHNAYATLHFALVTVTTLTAPFTPFLAETLYGNLVRSLDPGAPDSVHLTAWPVVDEALSAPTLVNEMDAVLRVVSLGRAVRGQTGLRQRQPLPKVMVRARTAEQTAALGRFAEQIKEELNVKEVELMDQFTELVRYQLRPNLPVLGKKFGKAVPQVRAALGAADASEVARFVRDSKQFEVVAPTGERFELGPDEVLVDAQSPEGFAAQEEAGYLVAFDTTLTRELELEGLARDLVRGVQDARKKAGFEVQDRIALHLELSGDAREAAEAWQEYLMSETLAETLVFGVADGFAAEVEGGTAYLEKLEVVSHN, from the coding sequence ATGACCACCTTTAAACCCGTGCCGCAAAACCCGAATTTTCCCGCCATGGAAGGCGACATCCTGGCCTTCTGGAAGGAGGGGCGCATCTTTGAGCGCTCGCTGGAACAGACCAAGGGGGGGCCGGTTTTTACCTTCTACGAGGGGCCGCCCACCGCCAACGGGCAGCCCGGCGTGCACCACGTGCAGGCCCGCAGCTTCAAGGACCTGTTTCCGCGCTTCCGCACCATGCAGGGCCACCATGTGCCGCGCAAGGCGGGCTGGGATACCCACGGCCTGCCGGTGGAACTGGGCGTGGAAAAGAAGCTGGGCCTGAACTCCAAGCGTGAGGTGGAAGCCTACGGCATTGACCGTTTTAACGCCGAGTGCCGCGCCAGCGTGTTCGAGTACGAGGCCGAGTGGCGCCGCTTCACCGAGCGCATGGGCTACTGGGTGGACTTAGACGACGCGTATCTGACGCTTCACAAGGATTACATCGAGAGCGTGTGGTGGAGCGTCAAGGGGCTGGACGAGAAGGGGCTGCTGTACAAGGGTTTCCGGGTGGCGCCGTACTGTCCCAAAGACGGCACCACGCTGTCCAATGCGGAAGTCAGTGAGGGCTACAGGGATATTCAGGACCCCAGCGTGTACGTGCCGTTCCGGCTGAAGGACCCTGCCCGCCTGGATCTGCCGGAGGGCGCCGCGTTCCTGGTCTGGACGACCACCCCATGGACGCTGCCCTACAACGTGGGCGTGGCGATCCACCCGGACTTTACGTACGTGGCGGCGAAGGATAAAGAAGGCGCTGTTCTCATCCTGGCCGCCAGCCTGAAAAATGAGGTGCTGGGCGAGGCCGCCGAGGTGGTGAAGACCTTCGTGGGCCGCGAGCTGGACCGTGTGGCCTATGAGCCGCTGTTTACCGAAGCCTACGAGGCCGAGGGCGAGGGCAAGCCGGTGTGGCTGAGCGGGCTGGACACCTATGTGAGCGACTCCGACGGCACCGGCATCGTGCATACGGCGCCGGCCTTCGGTGAGGACGATATGCGCCTGGCGCGCAACTACGGCTTTCCGGTGGTCGTGGGCGTGGACAGCGAGGGCAAGCACCGATTCGGGCCGTGGAAGGGGGTGTTCTTCCGCGACGCGAACACCGAGATCGTGCGTGATCTGCGCGCCCGGGGCCTGATGTGGCGGGAAAAGAACTTCCTGCACGCCTATCCGCACTGCTGGCGCTGCGGCACCCCGCTGATGTACTACGCCACCGAGAGCTGGTATCTGAACAACACCCGCCTCAAGGCGCGGCTGATCGAGCTGAACCAGACCATTGACTGGCACCCGCCGCACATCCGCAATGGGCGTTACGGGGGCTGGCTGGAGAACCTGATTGACTGGAACGTGTCGCGCAGCCGCTACTGGGGCACGCCGCTGCCGGTGTGGGAGGCCGAGGACGGCGAGTACCGCGTGGTGGGCAGCTACGCCGAGTTGAGTGAGCTGAGTGGGCGCCCGGAGGTGACGGGCCCCGACTTTGATCCGCACCGCCCGTTTGTGGACGACATCACCTTTGAGGTCAGCGGCAAGACCTTCCGGCGCGTACCGTACGTGATGGACGTGTGGTACGACTCGGGCGCCATGCCCTTTGCGCAGCACCACTATCCCTTCGAGAACAGGGAGAAGTTCGAGGCGGGCGGCTTTCCCGCCGACTTCATCGCGGAGGCCATTGACCAGACGCGGGGGTGGTTTAACAGCCTGCACCAGATCGGCACCATGGTCTTTGACTCGGTGGCGTACAAGTCTGTGATCTGCTCGGGGCACATTCTGGACGAGAAGGGCGCCAAGATGTCCAAGAGCAAGGGGAACATCGTGAGCCCCTGGGATGTGTTCGAGCTGTACGGCGCCGACGCCGCGCGCTGGTACATGTATGTCAGTGCGCCGCCCGAACTCAGCCGCCGCTTCGGCATGAATCTGGTGGGCGAGGCCTTCCGCAGCTACTTCCTGACGCTGTGGAACACTTACTCCTTTTTCGTGCTGTACGCGAATCTGGACCGCCCGGACCTGGGGGCCGCCGCCCCCGTGGCCGAGCGCCCGGAGGTGGACCGCTGGCTGGTGGCCAAGGTGCAGGCACTGATCGCTGCGGTGACCGAACGCCTGGAGAACTACGATCCCACCGGGGCCAGCCGCGCGCTGCAGGACTTTGTGGTGGAAGACCTGAGCAACTGGTACGTGCGGCGCAACCGCCGGCGCTTCTGGGGCGAGGGCGGACAGGTGGACCACAACGCCTACGCCACGCTGCACTTTGCGCTGGTGACGGTGACCACGCTCACGGCCCCCTTCACGCCGTTCCTGGCCGAGACGCTGTATGGCAACCTCGTGCGCTCGCTGGACCCCGGGGCGCCGGACAGCGTGCACCTGACCGCTTGGCCGGTGGTGGACGAGGCCCTCTCGGCGCCGACGCTGGTGAATGAAATGGACGCCGTGCTGCGCGTGGTCAGCCTGGGCCGGGCGGTGCGTGGGCAGACCGGGCTGCGCCAGCGCCAGCCGCTGCCCAAGGTGATGGTGCGGGCGCGCACCGCCGAGCAGACAGCGGCCCTGGGCCGCTTTGCCGAGCAGATCAAGGAAGAGCTGAACGTGAAAGAGGTCGAGCTGATGGACCAGTTCACGGAACTGGTGCGCTACCAGTTGCGCCCGAATCTGCCGGTGCTGGGCAAGAAATTTGGCAAGGCCGTGCCCCAGGTGCGCGCCGCCCTGGGGGCAGCGGACGCCAGTGAAGTCGCCCGCTTTGTGCGTGACAGCAAGCAGTTTGAGGTGGTGGCGCCCACCGGCGAGCGCTTTGAGCTGGGGCCGGACGAGGTGCTGGTGGACGCCCAGTCGCCAGAGGGCTTTGCCGCCCAGGAGGAAGCCGGCTACCTGGTGGCCTTTGACACCACACTGACGCGCGAGCTGGAACTGGAAGGGCTGGCACGCGACCTGGTGCGCGGCGTGCAGGACGCGCGCAAGAAGGCGGGCTTTGAGGTGCAGGACCGCATTGCCCTGCATCTGGAGCTGAGCGGCGACGCCCGCGAAGCCGCCGAGGCGTGGCAGGAATACCTGATGAGTGAGACGCTGGCGGAAACGCTGGTGTTTGGCGTGGCCGATGGCTTTGCGGCCGAGGTTGAAGGCGGCACGGCCTACCTGGAGAAGCTGGAGGTCGTCAGCCACAACTGA
- a CDS encoding potassium/proton antiporter, with product MNTGLILLVGGGLLLLSLIASKVGGRLGLPGLLLFLIIGMLAGSDGPGGIAFENYEVTQFVGIIALAFILFTGGLETNWRTTRPVLWSGISLATVGVVLTTGIVGAAAHSLFGLPWVVALLLGAIVAPTDASAVFSVLKERALGLKGNIRPMLEFESGINDPTAVVLVIGLTAMALHPEKSPLDLLVKFAEEMALGGVLGYGLGRLAVPLINRVRLPLEGLYSVLTVAIVAVIYGLTAAVHGSGLLAVYIAGVVLGNSDFVHKRSLRHFHEGLTYLLEVGMFLLLGLLVFPTQLPAVAAPSLLLAAVLVFVARPAAVYLSLLGVRMPLAHKTMVAWVGLRGAVPVVLATFPVIAGVPGAPLLLNVAFFLVLVSILVQGTSLPFVARWLGVGAPLDGPSVMPLEYTPTGAGKNDLIEITVPATSGFVGRRILNLGLPAEALIVLICREDEYIIPRGDTRLQAGDVLQILAARPFADTVQARMAAPRSELRSPVGPG from the coding sequence TTGAACACTGGACTGATTCTGCTTGTAGGAGGCGGCCTGCTGCTGCTGAGCCTGATCGCCAGCAAGGTGGGTGGCCGCCTGGGCCTGCCCGGGCTGCTTCTTTTTCTGATTATCGGCATGCTGGCGGGCAGTGACGGCCCAGGCGGCATCGCGTTTGAAAATTACGAAGTCACCCAGTTCGTGGGCATCATCGCCCTGGCTTTCATTCTGTTTACCGGGGGGCTGGAAACCAACTGGCGCACCACCCGGCCGGTGCTGTGGTCCGGGATTTCACTGGCCACAGTGGGGGTCGTCCTGACCACGGGCATCGTGGGGGCGGCGGCCCATTCCCTCTTCGGGTTGCCCTGGGTGGTGGCCCTGCTGCTGGGCGCCATTGTGGCTCCCACTGACGCCAGCGCCGTCTTCTCGGTGCTCAAGGAGCGGGCCCTGGGGCTGAAGGGCAACATCCGGCCCATGCTGGAGTTCGAGTCGGGCATCAACGACCCCACCGCTGTTGTATTGGTCATTGGCCTGACCGCGATGGCGCTGCACCCCGAGAAATCGCCTCTGGACCTGCTGGTCAAGTTTGCCGAGGAGATGGCGCTGGGCGGCGTGCTTGGCTACGGCCTGGGACGGCTGGCGGTTCCCCTCATCAACCGCGTGCGCCTGCCCCTGGAAGGGCTGTATTCGGTGCTGACAGTGGCCATCGTGGCAGTGATTTACGGCCTGACGGCGGCCGTGCACGGCAGCGGCCTGCTGGCGGTGTACATCGCCGGGGTGGTGCTGGGCAACAGCGACTTTGTTCATAAGCGCTCGCTGCGGCATTTCCACGAGGGCCTGACGTATCTGCTGGAGGTGGGGATGTTCCTGTTGCTGGGCCTGCTGGTCTTTCCCACACAGCTGCCTGCGGTGGCCGCGCCTTCTCTGCTGCTGGCGGCGGTGTTGGTGTTCGTGGCCCGTCCGGCAGCGGTGTATCTCAGCCTGCTGGGCGTGCGGATGCCGCTGGCGCACAAAACTATGGTGGCGTGGGTGGGTCTGCGCGGCGCCGTGCCGGTGGTGCTGGCGACCTTCCCCGTGATTGCGGGCGTGCCTGGAGCGCCGCTGCTGCTGAACGTGGCGTTCTTTCTGGTGCTGGTGTCCATTCTGGTGCAGGGCACGTCGCTGCCCTTTGTGGCGCGCTGGCTGGGGGTTGGCGCGCCGCTGGACGGCCCCTCGGTCATGCCCCTGGAATATACGCCGACCGGCGCGGGCAAGAACGACCTGATTGAAATCACCGTGCCCGCAACCTCTGGCTTTGTGGGGCGCCGCATTCTGAACCTGGGGCTGCCCGCCGAGGCCCTGATCGTGCTGATCTGCCGCGAGGACGAGTACATCATTCCCCGTGGCGACACCCGCCTTCAGGCCGGCGATGTGCTTCAGATTCTGGCCGCCCGCCCCTTTGCCGACACCGTGCAGGCCCGGATGGCAGCGCCCAGAAGCGAGTTGCGGTCGCCCGTGGGGCCAGGATGA
- a CDS encoding DUF1648 domain-containing protein, whose translation MTRPDRTPPASGLPRLLGALPLWLLLLPFGVSFALAAWALPRQPERVPVHWNAAGQPDRWGSPAQALLVLPGSLLFGALVVLAAARAGSTSQPLLKAVVLGLGLMALGDVAAQAFGWNSFRVTMGTLGLLFLLVGPALGASGPSALNGPRLSRATLRRLGQAWTLLGALVMLASLLAPAAVWITATLLVGLPVLGLAVIVGARQEQDTAQ comes from the coding sequence ATGACGCGACCTGACCGGACGCCACCCGCCTCTGGACTGCCCAGGCTTCTGGGTGCTCTTCCCCTGTGGCTGCTCCTCCTGCCCTTTGGAGTCAGTTTCGCACTGGCCGCCTGGGCCCTGCCGCGCCAACCGGAGCGGGTGCCGGTGCACTGGAACGCCGCGGGCCAGCCTGACCGCTGGGGCAGTCCTGCGCAAGCCCTGTTGGTCCTGCCCGGGAGCCTGCTGTTTGGGGCGCTGGTGGTGCTTGCGGCGGCCCGGGCCGGGTCCACCAGCCAGCCGCTGCTGAAGGCAGTGGTACTGGGCTTGGGCCTGATGGCACTGGGCGACGTGGCGGCGCAGGCTTTTGGGTGGAACAGCTTCCGGGTCACGATGGGCACCCTGGGGCTGCTGTTCCTGCTGGTGGGCCCAGCACTGGGGGCGTCCGGGCCCTCAGCGCTGAATGGACCGCGCCTGAGCCGGGCCACCCTGCGGCGGTTGGGTCAGGCCTGGACGCTGCTGGGCGCCCTGGTGATGCTGGCCAGTCTGCTTGCCCCCGCAGCGGTCTGGATCACCGCGACTTTACTGGTGGGCCTGCCTGTCTTGGGCCTGGCGGTCATCGTGGGCGCGCGGCAGGAGCAAGACACCGCTCAGTAG
- a CDS encoding DegV family protein, producing MIAVVTDSTCDLHPDQARGLGIHVVPLQITMQGRTLLDWQEIDPDAVYDHMRAGGEATTTPVPATTFADLYRTLLKTHDSVLSVHLSGQLSETFKHAQQAAASLGEGGRVLVVDTEVAGAPLAEIAMAASAAAQEGADLKTAAARAQAVGQSLYAEMSVASLEYLRRGGRISRAQAFFGNMLGVRPILEFDQGKLKAARRAKVDQAAGDMLASLKARFGDTPVSATIMHAGRDSARISALRSAMAASGLNVQKGRVQLMGPVIGAHVGPGTFGFLAVPLS from the coding sequence ATGATTGCCGTCGTCACCGATTCCACCTGCGATTTGCACCCCGACCAGGCCAGAGGACTGGGCATCCATGTGGTGCCGCTGCAGATCACCATGCAGGGGCGCACGCTGCTCGACTGGCAGGAGATTGACCCCGACGCGGTGTATGACCATATGCGCGCTGGTGGCGAGGCCACCACCACCCCAGTGCCGGCCACCACCTTCGCTGACCTGTACCGCACCCTGCTCAAAACCCATGATTCGGTGCTGAGCGTGCATCTCTCGGGGCAGCTGTCTGAAACGTTCAAGCACGCCCAGCAGGCGGCGGCCAGCCTGGGCGAGGGCGGGCGCGTGCTCGTGGTGGACACCGAGGTGGCTGGCGCGCCCCTGGCCGAGATTGCCATGGCGGCCAGCGCCGCAGCCCAGGAGGGCGCCGACCTGAAAACCGCTGCGGCCCGCGCGCAGGCGGTGGGGCAGTCCCTGTACGCTGAGATGAGCGTGGCCTCGCTGGAATACCTGCGCCGGGGCGGGCGCATCAGCCGCGCGCAGGCGTTCTTTGGCAACATGCTGGGGGTGCGCCCCATTCTGGAATTTGACCAGGGCAAACTGAAAGCCGCTCGCCGCGCCAAGGTGGATCAGGCCGCCGGCGATATGCTGGCCAGCCTCAAGGCCCGATTTGGCGATACTCCGGTCAGCGCCACCATCATGCACGCGGGGCGCGACTCTGCCCGCATCAGCGCCCTGCGCAGCGCCATGGCTGCCAGCGGCCTGAACGTGCAAAAGGGCCGCGTGCAGCTGATGGGCCCCGTGATCGGCGCCCACGTGGGCCCCGGCACCTTCGGCTTCTTGGCCGTGCCTCTGAGCTAA
- the bshA gene encoding N-acetyl-alpha-D-glucosaminyl L-malate synthase BshA produces MKVAVLCHASAGGSGVVATELGLQVARAGHEVHFVGSAQPFRLTGHGGLRGPYFHQVSGYAYALFDQPYPELAAANTLTEVILEQGVELAHAHYAIPHATAAIHARAITGRSRVMTTLHGTDVTLVGLEPAFRHTTRHAIERSDHVTAVSHYLAEHTREVFGVDRDIEVIHNFVDSDRFVRVTDPAVRARFAHPDEALLVHVSNFRPVKRAADVVQVFARVASEIPARLLMIGDGPERPRAFELAQALGVLGRTHFLGSFPDVETVLGISDLFLLPSQQESFGLAALEAMSCEVPVVAARAGGIPEVVEEGVTGFLAEVGDVDHMADAALRVLRNREVYRQMGAAGRHAAVNRFHPRLIVPQYLQAYERTAQ; encoded by the coding sequence GTGAAAGTCGCCGTGCTGTGTCATGCCAGCGCCGGGGGCTCGGGGGTGGTGGCCACCGAACTGGGGTTGCAGGTGGCGCGCGCCGGGCACGAGGTGCATTTTGTGGGCTCGGCCCAGCCATTTCGCCTGACGGGCCACGGCGGCCTGCGCGGGCCGTATTTTCATCAGGTCAGTGGGTACGCCTACGCGCTCTTTGACCAGCCCTACCCGGAACTGGCCGCCGCCAACACCCTGACCGAGGTGATTCTGGAGCAGGGCGTGGAACTCGCCCACGCGCATTACGCCATTCCCCATGCCACGGCGGCCATTCACGCCCGCGCCATCACGGGGCGCTCGCGGGTGATGACCACGCTGCACGGCACCGACGTGACCCTGGTGGGCCTGGAACCGGCGTTCCGGCACACCACGCGCCACGCCATCGAGCGCAGCGATCATGTCACGGCGGTGTCGCACTATCTGGCCGAACACACGCGCGAGGTGTTCGGGGTGGACCGCGACATCGAGGTGATTCACAATTTCGTGGACAGTGACCGCTTCGTGCGCGTGACAGACCCTGCCGTGAGGGCCCGCTTTGCCCACCCCGACGAGGCGCTGCTGGTACATGTGAGCAACTTCCGCCCGGTCAAGCGCGCGGCGGACGTGGTGCAGGTGTTTGCCCGGGTGGCCAGCGAGATCCCGGCCCGCCTGCTGATGATCGGTGACGGCCCGGAGCGCCCGCGCGCCTTTGAACTGGCGCAGGCGCTGGGCGTCCTTGGCCGCACCCACTTCCTGGGCTCCTTTCCCGATGTGGAGACGGTGCTGGGCATCAGCGACCTCTTTTTGCTCCCCAGTCAGCAGGAGAGCTTCGGGCTGGCCGCGCTGGAAGCCATGAGCTGTGAGGTGCCGGTGGTGGCAGCGCGCGCCGGGGGCATTCCCGAGGTGGTGGAAGAGGGAGTGACCGGCTTCCTGGCCGAGGTAGGCGATGTGGACCACATGGCTGACGCGGCCCTGCGGGTGCTGCGCAACCGGGAAGTGTACCGGCAGATGGGCGCCGCCGGGCGGCACGCGGCGGTCAACCGCTTTCACCCCCGCCTGATCGTGCCGCAATACCTGCAGGCCTACGAGCGAACCGCACAGTAG
- the sucD gene encoding succinate--CoA ligase subunit alpha has protein sequence MGILVDRNSKVIVQGMTGREGASHSRAMKEFGTQVVAGVTPGKGGTDFEGWPIYNSVAEAKEKHGANVSIIFVPPAGAADAVLEAAHAGMPLIVLITEGVPTVDMMRAVQEVKALDADNRAAGGQGIRLIGGNCPGLVTNGEAKIGIMPNKIYATPGRIGLISRSGTLTYEAAKLLNDAGMGTSTTVGIGGDPVIGTTFADVLPLFEADPDTDAVVVIGEIGGADEEAAAEYIASSMKKPVVAFISGRSAPAGKRMGHAGAIIMGNVGTPESKLAAFGAANVPVADTMPEIVELVKQALNK, from the coding sequence ATGGGCATTCTCGTTGACAGGAACTCCAAGGTCATTGTGCAGGGCATGACCGGCCGTGAGGGTGCGAGCCACAGCCGCGCCATGAAAGAATTTGGCACCCAGGTCGTGGCGGGCGTGACCCCCGGCAAGGGCGGCACCGACTTTGAAGGCTGGCCCATCTACAACTCGGTGGCCGAGGCCAAAGAGAAGCACGGCGCCAACGTGTCCATTATCTTCGTGCCCCCGGCCGGCGCCGCGGACGCCGTGCTGGAAGCCGCCCACGCCGGTATGCCCCTGATCGTGCTGATCACCGAGGGCGTGCCCACCGTGGACATGATGCGCGCCGTGCAGGAAGTCAAGGCGCTGGACGCCGATAACCGCGCCGCTGGTGGTCAGGGCATTCGCCTGATCGGCGGCAACTGCCCCGGCCTCGTGACCAACGGGGAAGCCAAGATTGGCATTATGCCCAACAAGATCTACGCGACCCCTGGCCGCATTGGTCTGATCAGCCGCTCGGGCACCCTGACCTACGAGGCCGCCAAGCTGCTGAACGACGCCGGCATGGGCACCAGCACCACCGTGGGCATCGGCGGCGACCCGGTGATCGGTACCACCTTTGCTGACGTGCTGCCGCTGTTCGAGGCCGACCCGGACACCGACGCCGTGGTGGTCATCGGTGAAATTGGCGGCGCCGACGAGGAAGCCGCCGCCGAGTACATCGCCTCCAGCATGAAAAAGCCCGTTGTGGCCTTTATCTCAGGCCGCAGCGCGCCTGCGGGCAAGCGCATGGGCCACGCCGGCGCCATCATCATGGGCAACGTGGGCACCCCCGAGAGCAAGCTCGCCGCCTTTGGGGCCGCGAACGTGCCGGTGGCGGATACCATGCCCGAGATCGTGGAACTGGTCAAGCAGGCGCTGAACAAGTAA
- the sucC gene encoding ADP-forming succinate--CoA ligase subunit beta — MKLHEYQGKEILRQFGVNVQEGKVARTPDEVRQIAREYGQPVVVKAQVHVGGRGKAGGVKFSPTEDKAFENGEKILGMDIKGLTVNKVLVTKAVDIDAGTEYYVGMIVDRNVQSYTLMASAEGGMEIEEVAEATPDKIIKHRVDPVTGLRPYEAREVAIKAGFKGNLNKIADMMVKMSEAALKRDAVLVEINPLFVGPDGNPLALDTKFEIDDNAMYRHKDLADWRELEAEHPLEIEASKYGFAYVKLDNGNVGVLGNGAGIVMTSLDVVNRAGAKPANFLDIGGGAKAEVVYNAVKLVSKDTDVKAIFINIFGGITRADEVAKGVIQALKEGILTKPVRMRIAGTAEDEAKALLAEVNSPLIQMYPTMFEAADEAAKEANAAEAK, encoded by the coding sequence GTGAAACTTCACGAATACCAGGGTAAGGAAATTCTGCGCCAGTTCGGCGTGAACGTTCAGGAAGGCAAGGTCGCCCGCACCCCCGACGAGGTGCGTCAGATCGCCCGTGAATACGGTCAGCCGGTAGTCGTCAAGGCCCAGGTGCACGTGGGCGGGCGCGGCAAGGCGGGCGGCGTGAAGTTCAGCCCCACCGAAGACAAGGCGTTCGAGAACGGCGAAAAGATTCTGGGCATGGACATCAAGGGCCTGACCGTGAACAAGGTTCTGGTCACCAAGGCCGTGGACATTGACGCCGGCACCGAGTACTACGTCGGCATGATCGTGGACCGCAACGTCCAGAGCTACACCCTGATGGCCTCCGCCGAGGGCGGCATGGAAATTGAGGAAGTGGCGGAAGCCACCCCCGACAAGATCATCAAGCACCGCGTTGATCCCGTGACTGGCCTGCGCCCCTATGAGGCGCGCGAAGTCGCCATCAAGGCCGGCTTTAAAGGCAACCTGAACAAGATTGCCGACATGATGGTCAAGATGAGCGAGGCCGCCCTCAAGCGCGACGCCGTGCTGGTCGAGATCAACCCCCTGTTCGTGGGCCCCGACGGCAACCCGCTGGCCCTGGACACCAAGTTCGAGATTGACGACAACGCCATGTACCGCCACAAGGACCTGGCCGACTGGCGCGAACTGGAAGCCGAGCACCCCCTGGAAATTGAAGCCAGCAAGTACGGCTTCGCCTACGTCAAGCTCGACAACGGCAACGTGGGCGTGCTGGGCAACGGCGCGGGCATCGTGATGACCTCGCTGGACGTGGTCAACCGCGCCGGGGCCAAGCCCGCCAACTTCCTGGACATTGGCGGCGGCGCCAAGGCTGAAGTCGTGTACAACGCGGTCAAGCTGGTCAGCAAGGACACCGATGTCAAGGCTATCTTCATCAACATCTTCGGCGGCATCACCCGCGCCGATGAGGTGGCCAAGGGCGTGATTCAGGCCCTCAAGGAAGGCATCCTGACCAAGCCGGTGCGCATGCGCATCGCCGGCACGGCCGAGGACGAGGCCAAGGCGCTGCTGGCGGAAGTGAACAGCCCGCTCATTCAGATGTACCCCACCATGTTCGAGGCCGCCGATGAGGCTGCCAAGGAAGCCAACGCTGCGGAGGCCAAATAA
- a CDS encoding M24 family metallopeptidase, with the protein MTQLEQMRLALTGAGLEGAWISDPAHIRLLSGFTSGADAKLLLTPGGVTLYTDARYEVQAGEETRLPTFIARPPETLEHAAAQVAGLRLGFEAEHLTVAALDELRGAWPDTTLQPLGPLLRELRMVKTAVEIEAIRDAQTLADQVFAEVRPLIRAGVRELDIAIEIETRLRRAGATVAFDVIVASGPRGAMPHGVASARIIGDGELVTVDMGARLRGYNSDMTRTVAVGEPGEELRRVYRAVLEAEEAAVAAVRPGVRAADLDTLARDLLTGHGLGEAFAHSLGHGIGLNVHEGPGLRKVSEDVLRSGMVITIEPGAYLPGVGGVRIEDLVLVTDEGYEVLSHSEKERL; encoded by the coding sequence ATGACTCAACTGGAACAGATGCGCCTGGCGCTGACGGGGGCAGGTTTAGAGGGCGCGTGGATCAGCGATCCGGCCCATATCCGGCTGCTGAGCGGCTTTACGAGCGGCGCCGACGCCAAGCTGCTGCTCACCCCGGGCGGCGTGACGCTCTATACCGACGCCCGCTATGAGGTGCAGGCCGGCGAGGAAACGCGCCTGCCCACCTTTATCGCGCGCCCGCCGGAGACGCTGGAACACGCCGCCGCACAGGTGGCGGGGCTGCGCCTGGGCTTCGAGGCCGAGCACCTGACAGTGGCGGCCCTGGATGAACTGCGCGGCGCCTGGCCGGACACCACACTGCAGCCGCTGGGCCCGCTGCTGCGCGAGCTGCGCATGGTGAAAACAGCGGTGGAGATTGAAGCGATCCGCGACGCGCAGACCCTGGCCGATCAGGTGTTCGCGGAGGTGCGCCCCCTTATCCGGGCTGGCGTGCGGGAACTGGACATTGCCATTGAGATTGAAACGCGGCTGCGCCGGGCGGGGGCCACCGTGGCGTTTGACGTGATCGTGGCCAGCGGGCCGCGCGGGGCGATGCCGCACGGGGTGGCCTCAGCGCGCATCATCGGGGACGGCGAGCTGGTGACGGTGGACATGGGCGCGCGCCTGCGCGGCTACAACAGTGACATGACACGCACGGTGGCGGTGGGCGAACCCGGCGAGGAACTGCGCCGCGTGTACCGCGCGGTGCTGGAAGCCGAGGAAGCGGCGGTGGCCGCCGTGCGCCCCGGGGTGCGGGCGGCCGACCTGGACACACTGGCGCGCGACCTGCTGACCGGGCATGGGCTGGGCGAGGCGTTCGCGCACTCGCTGGGCCACGGCATTGGCCTGAACGTGCATGAAGGGCCCGGGCTGCGCAAGGTCAGCGAGGACGTGCTGCGCTCAGGCATGGTGATCACCATTGAGCCCGGCGCGTATCTGCCCGGGGTGGGCGGCGTGCGCATTGAGGATCTGGTGCTGGTGACCGACGAGGGGTACGAGGTACTGAGCCACAGCGAGAAGGAGCGGCTTTGA